The Oceanibaculum nanhaiense genome includes the window TTCCGCCTCGGTCGGCCCATAGACGGGCGTTCCCAGGGCGGCCTGCGCCGCGCGCGTGTCGGCCACCAGCGTTGCCAGCTCCGCCGGCTCCAGCGAGAAGGCGCTGTCCACGCCGCCATCGGCGCGGGCCAGCGTGAAGTGCTTCTCGATCAACGCCGCGCCAAGCCCGATTGCAACGGTGGAGGCCAGCGTGCCCATCGAATGGTCGGACAGGCCGACCACCGTGCCCAGCCGTTCGGCGAGGTCGGGAATGTTTGACAAATTGGCCCGTTCGATCGGCGTCGGGTAGGCGCTGATGCAGTGCAGGATGGCGATCTCCTTCGCCCCGGCATCGCGCGCGGCGGCCACCGCTTCTTCGATCTCTGCAAAGGTTGCCATGCCGGTGGACAGGATCAGCGGCTTGCCGGTCCGGGCCACGAGCCGGATCAGCGGGATATCGACGATCTCCGACGAGGCGATCTTGTAAACGGGCGCATCCAGCGATTCGAGCAGCTCGACCGCCGTCGGATCGAACGGGGCGGAGAAGATGGTGATGCCGATCTCCCGCGCGTGGCGGAACAGCGGTTCGTGCCATTCCCACGGCGTATGTGCGTCCCGGTACAGGTCGTACAGGCGCTGGCCCTCCCAAAGACCCTTGCCGACGCGGAAATCCGGACCGTCATGGTCGATGGTGATGGTGTCGGCGCGGTAGGTCTGCAGCTTCACCGAGTCGGCGCCGGCCGCCTTCGCCGCGTCCAGGATGGCGAGCGCGCGCTCGATTTCGCCATTATGGTTGCCCGACATCTCCGCCACGATATAGGGCGGATGACCCGGCCCGACCGGCCGGCCATCAATGGTCATCATGGGAGGCATGGCCGCACCTTTCCGCCTGTGCCGGATGCGACGCCGAAACTGCGCGTTCCCCCTGCACAGCGGCCGCATCTTGTGGTCTATTAGGGGTTGGCCCCATGATATACGAAAAGCGGGGGCGCGCCACCGCATGTTGTCGTGACGTGCCGCAGGATCAGCGAAGGAACCGAAGCATGGCCGAAGACAAGCCCATCCGCACCCTCGTCGGCTCGACGCAATCCGAAACTGACCGCAAGCTGGACCTTGCCCGCCGGTTGCGCAACTCGCCGGTTCCCGATCAGGAACTGCTCGATAATATCGGCCTCTACCTCACCCGGCAGACACTGTCGCGCATCAATTTCATGCAGTCGCTCTACAGGATGATCGTACCGGTGCATGGCGTCATCATGGAATTTGGCGTGCGCTGGGGTCAGAACATGGCCCTGTTCTCGGCGCTGCGCGGCATCCACGAGCCGTTCAACTACAACCGCATGGTGATCGGCTTCGATACCTTCGAAGGCTTCCCGTCAGTGACGCCACAGGATGGTGGGCGCGTACAGGCCGGTGACTATGGCGTTGCCGAGAACTGGACGGACGAGCTGGAAACTATTCTGGACTTTCATACCAAGAACGCGCCGATACCCCACAAGACCAAGCATGCGCTGGTCAAGGGCGATGCTACAGAAACTCTGCCCGCCTACCTGCAGGCGCATCCGGAAACCATCGTGGCGCTGGCCTATTTCGACTTCGATATCTACAAGCCGACGCGGGACTGCCTGGAAGCGATCCTGCCGCATCTGACCAAGGGCAGCGTGCTGGCGTTCGACGAGCTGAACATGCCCGAATTCCCCGGCGAGACCATCGCCGTGCGCGAGGTCCTGGGACTGTC containing:
- the pseI gene encoding pseudaminic acid synthase, producing the protein MPPMMTIDGRPVGPGHPPYIVAEMSGNHNGEIERALAILDAAKAAGADSVKLQTYRADTITIDHDGPDFRVGKGLWEGQRLYDLYRDAHTPWEWHEPLFRHAREIGITIFSAPFDPTAVELLESLDAPVYKIASSEIVDIPLIRLVARTGKPLILSTGMATFAEIEEAVAAARDAGAKEIAILHCISAYPTPIERANLSNIPDLAERLGTVVGLSDHSMGTLASTVAIGLGAALIEKHFTLARADGGVDSAFSLEPAELATLVADTRAAQAALGTPVYGPTEAERDSLRFRRSLYVVADLKKGETITEASVRSIRPAHGLLPKYLDAVLGRKASRDLKRGEAFKADMVEGGVPGA
- a CDS encoding TylF/MycF/NovP-related O-methyltransferase, with amino-acid sequence MAEDKPIRTLVGSTQSETDRKLDLARRLRNSPVPDQELLDNIGLYLTRQTLSRINFMQSLYRMIVPVHGVIMEFGVRWGQNMALFSALRGIHEPFNYNRMVIGFDTFEGFPSVTPQDGGRVQAGDYGVAENWTDELETILDFHTKNAPIPHKTKHALVKGDATETLPAYLQAHPETIVALAYFDFDIYKPTRDCLEAILPHLTKGSVLAFDELNMPEFPGETIAVREVLGLSRYAIRRDPSSPLTSYMVVE